A part of Candidatus Sulfotelmatobacter sp. genomic DNA contains:
- a CDS encoding tetratricopeptide repeat protein, giving the protein MNLRRLGCGAVVLALLAWGTAAEARNPHCAGGIQYVVGGLRDKQNGNTEDYMRQMNKAVAQLEQCAAEDPDDAEALGYLGWAYAEIDSSCQAGKVFASAIEKLKAKGDAKKAEWAANNRDSYWANAFNDGIGKINAAQAAYPDYTKNPENDADKTLKEEAGKNYQQAIASLDRANCLRPNHPQTIRNLGSVYVFLGDYKTASDIYTAGLKVAPSDSSLIAGLKSARTGYANQLLEDKKYDEAVSYYQDLLKGDPTNSELQSSIADARFQQAQKDTSKAGKAAYFKQAGDAYAKAFTMKSDNADLAFNAALAYQNAGEPTLSEAQWRNALKLKPNDADALSSLAAVLADQKKYDEASKILLQALASNPQNKTLHRQLGGVYTRGGYNAKANEELMIFLAMQNGQPAADAAAAAKGNTSAGAAGAKALASNGAPDQVIDWEASGEKYSTWFYWSKKQALHFKDGALIVTSDWSAGPSGKK; this is encoded by the coding sequence CGTGGTGGGAGGGCTTCGCGACAAGCAGAACGGCAACACCGAGGACTACATGCGCCAGATGAACAAGGCGGTGGCGCAGCTCGAGCAGTGCGCGGCCGAGGACCCCGACGACGCCGAGGCGCTCGGCTATCTCGGTTGGGCGTACGCCGAGATCGACAGCTCGTGCCAGGCCGGCAAGGTGTTCGCCTCGGCGATCGAGAAGCTCAAGGCCAAGGGCGACGCGAAGAAAGCGGAATGGGCCGCGAACAATCGCGATTCCTACTGGGCCAACGCCTTCAACGACGGCATCGGCAAGATCAACGCCGCGCAGGCGGCCTATCCCGACTACACCAAGAATCCCGAGAACGACGCCGACAAGACCCTGAAGGAAGAGGCGGGCAAGAACTACCAGCAGGCGATCGCCAGCCTCGATCGCGCGAACTGTCTCCGGCCCAATCACCCGCAGACCATCCGCAATCTCGGCTCGGTGTACGTGTTCCTGGGCGACTACAAGACCGCCTCGGACATCTACACGGCCGGCCTCAAGGTGGCGCCCTCGGACTCGTCGCTGATCGCGGGGCTCAAGTCGGCACGCACCGGCTACGCCAATCAACTGCTCGAGGACAAGAAGTACGACGAGGCGGTTTCGTACTATCAGGATCTGCTCAAGGGCGACCCGACCAATTCCGAGCTGCAAAGCAGCATCGCCGACGCTCGCTTCCAGCAGGCTCAGAAGGACACCAGCAAGGCCGGCAAGGCCGCCTACTTCAAGCAGGCGGGCGACGCCTACGCCAAGGCCTTCACCATGAAGAGCGACAACGCCGATCTCGCCTTCAACGCCGCTCTGGCCTACCAGAACGCCGGCGAGCCGACGCTGTCCGAAGCCCAGTGGCGGAATGCGCTCAAGCTCAAGCCCAACGACGCCGACGCGCTCTCGTCACTGGCGGCGGTGCTCGCCGATCAGAAGAAGTACGACGAGGCCAGCAAGATCCTGCTCCAGGCGCTGGCCAGCAATCCGCAGAACAAGACCCTTCACCGGCAGCTGGGAGGCGTCTACACGCGCGGCGGATACAACGCCAAGGCCAACGAAGAGCTGATGATCTTCCTGGCCATGCAGAACGGGCAGCCGGCGGCGGACGCCGCCGCCGCGGCCAAGGGCAACACGTCCGCGGGCGCGGCCGGTGCCAAGGCGCTGGCCTCGAACGGTGCTCCCGATCAGGTGATCGACTGGGAGGCGAGCGGCGAGAAGTATTCGACCTGGTTCTACTGGTCGAAGAAGCAGGCGCTCCACTTCAAGGATGGCGCGCTGATCGTCACCTCGGACTGGAGCGCGGGACCCTCCGGCAAGAAGTAA